In Eptesicus fuscus isolate TK198812 chromosome 23, DD_ASM_mEF_20220401, whole genome shotgun sequence, one genomic interval encodes:
- the IQCD gene encoding dynein regulatory complex protein 10, producing MALDILAVGALYQGPDINKMRGIAESPKKTTSAPKPFAPLKTKLTTIETKRIMSVLDETIQKVELVTLLSSVAANMEDLEGLLGEDLTRAVREHEDLCQVLMDKVNYLQEEEMQLQAEEEFEEEAWFRDLLLSIELQKSNLLPVMGQIKDSTKNILRLLLSNPQVAQLLRVQAQDRGPGAQGFIDSLVELRGFLFEKLLTSPMEARDKTQFIQDITKRNMRNQEVIDALENELAERMKNRAAEVEKENFVIQELKNHLHQVLKFSENSLLRTKQEAEKQQKADYRASQARVAKIQQDILQLRSQFHSLVMENREAEQALRKKKYKVETEIENWIQKYDTEMSEKQDEYEELDIIHKEEKIQLEELQQRYEVLVEEFAQIREEREINSKKRMEAEQEMMRMVRAATLIQAVWKGYLVRSLLRSKRKKRGKGKAKSEKGKGKGRK from the exons ATGGCGTTAGACATCCTGGCCGTGGGCGCCCTCTACCAGGGCCCGGACATCAACAAAATGAGGGGGATAGCAGAGTCACCCAAAAAGACAACTTCCGCACCAAAACCCTTCGCCCCCTTGAAGACCAAGCTCACCACCATCGAGACCAAGAGGATCATGTCCGTGCTGGATGAGACCATCCAAAAGGTGGAGTTGGTGACGCTGCTGTCCTCCGTGGCAGCCAACATGGAGGACCTGGAGGGCCTGCTGGGCGAGGACCTCACCAGGGCAGTGCGGGAGCACGAGGACCTGTGCCAGGTCCTCATGGACAAGGTCAACtacctgcaggaggaggagatgcaGCTGCAGGCCGAGGAGGAGTTCGAGGAGGAAGCCTGGTTCCGAGACCTCCTCCTGTCCATCGAGCTGCAGAAATCCAACCTCCTGCCAGTCATGGGGCAGATCAAAGACTCCACCAAGAACATCCTGAGACTCCTGCTCAGCAACCCGCAGGTGGCCCAGCTCCTGCGGGTGCAGGCGCAGGACAGGGGCCCGGGAGCCCAGGGCTTCATCGACAGCCTGGTGGAGCTCCGCGGCTTCCTGTTTGAGAAGCTGCTCACCAGCCCCATGGAAGCCAGAGACAAGACCCAGTTCATCCAGGACATCACCAAGCGGAACatgaggaaccaggaggtcatcgaTGCGCTGGAGAACGAACTGGCCGAGAGAATGAAGAACAGGGCTGCAGAG GTGGAGAAGGAGAACTTTGTGATCCAGGAGCTGAAAAACCACCTGCACCAGGTGCTCAAGTTCTCGGAGAACAGCCTGCTCCGCACCAAGCAGGAGGCGGAGAAGCAGCAGAAGGCGGACTATCGGGCCTCGCAGGCCCGGGTGGCCAAGATCCAGCAGGACATCCTGCAGCTGCGCTCGCAGTTCCACAGCCTGGTCATGGAGAACCGGGAGGCCGAGCAGGCGCTCAGGAAG aaaaaatataaagtggAGACGGAAATCGAGAACTGGATCCAGAAATACGATACGGAGATGAGCGAAAAGCAG GACGAGTACGAGGAGCTGGACATCATCCACAAGGAGGAGAAGATCCAGCTGGAGGAGCTGCAGCAGAGGTACGAGGTGCTGGTGGAGGAGTTCGCCCAGATCCGGGAGGAGCGGGAGATCAACTCCAAGAAGAGGATGGAGGCCGAGCAGGAGATGATGCGCATGGTGAGGGCGGCCACGCTCATCCAGGCCGTGTGGAAGGGCTACCTGGTCCGCTCCCTGCTCAGGTCCAAGAGGAAGAAACGGGGCAAGGGCAAAGCCAAGAGCGAGaagggcaagggcaagggcaGGAAATGA